In Hippocampus zosterae strain Florida chromosome 21, ASM2543408v3, whole genome shotgun sequence, the genomic window GAGCTGCACATTCACTCACTCacatgagagcgagagagagatttaCAAGATACAAAGAAGCAACTGTTTGTGCTGGccgcttccttccttccgtccGTCCCTTTCAATTGTTTTATGCATTTGCACAATGGCGCTGGCAATTTGTCATCTCTTTTGGCTCCAGATTGCGCAGCGTATTCATTCTGGTTAAATCTGAGAGATTTATAGATATTCGCAGTTCATTGATATTTGgatgataactttttttttgcccatgttGATATCGAAGCCCCTCCACCTCAGCATTGCCAAGTGAGCAACTTTTCCGCCCTctcttaaaatgatttttttcaaactttaatTCTtgctgagaagaagaagaagaagaaaaaaaatctcggaCTTCCTTTTCAGGCCATATCGCCCAACTCAACTCTTACCCATGCCCGAGTCCTTCTTGGTGCCGTCAGATATGATCTCCACGTGGTCTCCATCCACATCGTAGCTGAAGAAATCGTTCAGGTAGGTCTTCGATCTCTGACCCCCAAACACATACAGACAGCGGTTTCTCTAGAGAATGAcagagggggtggggagggaactgtgatgaactcattcagtaccagccaattctggaccgagtctgaaaagacgtttaaaaccgtctttgggactGAACGAGTTAAGATACAAGCTCATCGGGCAGGACGATTTGATTTTGCAGACTCACGGTGTGGAAGAGCATGCAGTGTCCGATGCGCGACTGGATGTCCTCGGGGCCGGCGTTGCACGAATCTTCCCGCAGGAGGCTCCACGTGGCCGCTTGGCAGTGGTAGGCGTAAAGGCCGCTGAACTGCGGCTCGGACGTGCGGCTGTCCTCCACGCTGCCGTTGCACGTCAGGATGCGGCCGCCAAACGTGTAGATCATGTGCTTTTCCGAGTCCATGCACATCTGTtcggatgacaaaaaaaaggcgaTGAGTCATGCCGACATGGaattatttacaattgttttgtagTTCAGTGACAATGAGCAGATTTTGGATTACCTGATGGTCGAACACAAGCTTGGGCCCCCCGTCGGCCGCCGTGTCTTCGCTGAGAAGCGCCCACGTGTTGACGTCGATGTCGTAGCGGTAGAAGTCACTCTTGAGGGACTTACTGTTCCTGACGCTGGAGTCCAGGTAGCGGCCCAGCGTGTAGATCTGGCGTCGCTGCGAGTCGATGCACATCTTATGGCAGGAACGGGCACTCGGACCGTTCTGGTCAAAACACGATTCACTTTTGTCAGCGGATGCTTTGATCCACTGCAATTTGCGGGATTCCCCGACTTTAGAGCATCGCGCTTTCTGGCCACATTACCTCTTTCTCGGTATCGCGAGAGATGCAGACCCACTGGTTTTCTTGAACGCTGTAAGCCCAGAAGTCAGCAAGGTCCTGCGTGCCATCCCAGCCCCCAAACAAGTAGACCGTCTCTGCGGGACACAAATGACGCTTGGTCAATTTCCAACTCTGTTATCGGTATGACGCAATCTGTAATCATAATGTCACGGGATGCAAAACTTTGCGAGGGAATAAACAGGAATTCCACGAAAGAATGCCAccagttgaggaaaaaaaacatgcgtggaataATTGTGAACGGCGATTTAAAGTGATGCTCTCGGAGCCGTTTCCAttttcccaaaaataaaaatgtaactcTTGTATAAACATCCTTGAGTGCAAATAACACAAAAGGTCAGTGTGCGCCTTTTTGAAACAAAGCCCTTCTTCTTGGCTCGGCAGACAATAACGTGTCACTCACTCGCACGCACACTTCCAGCAGGGAAGTACACATCAGCGGCCACCCGATACGGACTCTTCTGATTTAACACAAATAAAGCGTGGCAAGAGTCGTGCGGAGGAGGAAATGAGTCGGAGAGCTTCGCCTTGGTTAAAACGGCCAAGTCAAAacactgcttgtgtgtgtgcgtgtgttctcaCCGGTCTGAACGTCAATGACCATTTGATGTCCTCCCCTCATCCCGGGTCTGTTGTCGTCGGCGTCGGCTGTAGAGAGCAGAGGAAGGCCGGTACAAAGAAGGCATGTGAGTATGAGatgcaggggtgggggcgggaggTTTGGGAAAGCGGGAAGGAATGGCGTGGAATGGGTTGGGAAGTTAAAGGTTCAGCGACACACACGCAGAAAAAGGAAGGCGACATTGTTTTAGCGACAAAAGCTTTTGACATGATCCTGAAATGTTTTGGAGAAATCCCGCTTTGAATAGATGGCCTCACTGTTCATGTCGTCTCTGTTGATTTCTTGGGCGCTTGTACCTTTGTTGCATTTGGGGATGATCTGACTCCACCTGGGCTTGTACTCCTGCTGGCTGATATACTGGTTAAACAAACCGTCTACGAAGAGAGAAGCGGCATCAGCGCACACAAGAACCGGACAAAAACGTGAGGCCCCCCGAAATGGGGGGTAGGGCAGACCTCGGACGGCTTTGTCAATGAGATCCTCGCAGGCGTCGAAATCGCCTTGCAGCACCAGCCGGTCATGCAGGTGAGTGAGCATGGGATGTTCGAGCGCTATGCGCGTCTTCTTCTGCAGCGACTCGAAGGCCTCCGTGTAGTTGTGCTGGCGGAAGTGTTTGAGGCAGAGGCGGATGGCTTCCTGTTCTCTGTACTGCAAAGGGCGTAAAAAGGACACTTGACAATCACTGGCCACACCCCTCTTGCGCTCACAGTGATTGTTGTTATCGCACATCTAATctgaatggaagaaaaaaaaacagctaagaaaaaaaaaacagtcaattgattgattaaaaaaaatttgacaaacGTGTCAATGACCGTCGATCAGGAATTCTTTCTTTGGATTGCGATGAACGCACACTGTTGTGTGGTTACGTCGAAGCAAACGAGGGGAAACGAGGGTGCTGGAGATTCAGTCGGATTTGGTTTGTTggccaaaaaatgtaattttaattaaaaatttttttttttaaatgtacaaaaaaaaggacattttctgcactataccAAAAGCCATTGGATAAAAGTGATTAACTTAATTCACATTGTTTCAGGTAGGTAAAGACAATTTTCGGGAGGGACTTTaccaaaaatattattatttctgtatttattttttaaacaaacccaTATCTTACCTTGCTGTACCAGTTAAGGCAGGGCTGCACTACATCCGGATCCTCGATCCCATGCAGCTCAATGTACCAGATGCTGAAGTTAAAACTCGGACCCCACGACATCAGAGGCACTGCAAGGGCAGAGTGGAGGGAAAAGTCCGGCGAAACAGCTCGAGAACGCAAACGTTAAGATTTGCATCCGGGTGAACCGCTCCTTACCTATTTTGACAAATCTACAGGGAAACATCTGCTCGTCGATCTTGTGCTTTAAGGTGAACGTTTCCTTGTTGTAGTCGTTTTTAAGGCCACTGgcagaggggaagaaaaaaaaaagaggccaccCTTTCACTACTTCTACTCTTGGACGTGCCGAGTTCTCGCACACGCTGGGAAAATCGGTCAAACGAGAcatattttgctttcttttcttcactTGAGATACGGGGATTTTAGAATTACAAGCATGGCATAATATGTTCCCTTTCAGCATCAATAAAGAACATTTTCGTATCGCCGGTATTTGTAAGCAGATCAAGCTCACCTGGACAAAAGCTCAGTCATGTTTTCTTCGCTCATGCCACCAAACACCTTGAACTTCTTCAGGTTGCAGACGTGCGTTTTCTCGTATTTCCCGAAGGTGATGCTCTGAACAATCGCCGGCCTCTCCAGTTTCAAGATTAAAAACTGCAAGACGCAGGAACAGCATCTTAAATTCAATCAGTTGCATTTGAATGCGAAGATTCCAGGAGGTCAACCGGAGACACCGCAAGAGACATATTTTCACGATTaagttttgttaaaaaaaaaaaaggacatgacaaaATTTCTGTGTTACAATGGTTAAAATGAGACATGTTGCAGCATCATAGTTACCTGTGGAGGGTAGTTGCTCTCAGATGACCACCGAGACGACTGATCATTAGGTTTGTCCACCAAAATGTTCctaaataaacaagacaagttaatacaacaaaataaatacacatttatGGGGCCGACAATCACAAAAGAGTTGTTAACAACAGGGCTCTACTTATTAAAGACACCCTCATGGCAATTATCCTTCACGTGCAGGTATTGGAATGCGAGAGCAAGCCAGACTGAATGTGAAAACTCTACAACCTGGATTTGAACCCCCACCCACGAGCTGTGAGCCGCAACCATGACGGCTAAACACAGCTAACTCGTATAAAATCAGATTAATAACTCCCAAAGTGTGATTCCGCCAAAGAGTCCCTGCCCGACTacagtatttttatatataactTTTAAGTTCAACCATTTGCATTTCATCATTAAGAActgcttgtctttttttaagcTTCACTCATTAAATTCTATTTTCTTAAATATTATAGTTCAGCACAGTGTTAATGTGTAGCATGtgccaaatgtattttaatacGTGCAAATTTCGTATGAAGTACGAATACAGTACTATCATgccgtttttaatttaattttttttgcatgtttaaaCCAGTCGCTTCTGCATTTAGGAAGCAATAAGATGGCATTACTACTGCATTTCTAATGTTGTATCATTGAAGTAGCCACTTTTATATGAACTGAGAAGTCCAAGTAAACGCAATGCATTGTTTTATTGAGTTCAAATGTTTCTATCGTGCATTATGCTGGGCCTGGATGCCCCTTTCCTCTGTTGTCAATTACACTGCGATTGATACTTATTGAAAATGCTGTCAAAGAGGTAAAAGAATAAGATATAATAGTACAGCATACGTTGACACACTGCAATGTCATTAAAACGGGGACTTAATGCAAGTAATAAGGGAGTTAAACCTAATATTTGGCTGGACAATGTCACGGAGTGCATATTTAATTGTCAGAGAACTGACTAAACTAACCTAGAAGATCCTTTGGAACGAGTGCTTGCCATAAATCATTCTAAAAATGTCGGTAGCATCGTTAGCCGAAGCTAACTAGCCTGGATTTAAGACGAGGGGCTAGGCCAGTAAGCTTACTAGGTCGGTGCTCACAGGATATCACAAGGGCCTAAATGCACAGAGCAGGCAGACGAATGTGAAAATTACTCACTCTGGTAAATAAGCGGAGGAGTACGAGCTCCATTTAAAAACGCTGAACGTGAGAACTCCGCTCTCTGGAACGACAGCCATCTTGTttcaggaaggggaaaaaaataagcggGGGGAGCTAAGGAAGAGACGCGCTCGACCTAAAAGACacacagcatattttttttcgtttcacaCAATATGCATCAGGttaattatatttaatacatTCAAATTATTTAGCATCTCTTAAAACAACCtcctgaagaacaacaaatcCATATTTTTACTTCACAATAAAATCGTTTTATTATATACACACGTTAGGACTTTAGCTTACATTTGGACACTCATAATAAATAGGCTAATGTAATAAGTGTACATTGGCGTTAAGTGTGAATTTCTGGAACGTGATAGGGCTTTAATACAAAAAACGCACGCCCTACATTCACAGGAGCAGCAGGCTTGCCCTGACAAATATGGCGGCGACGGCAACGCGTCACGTACGTCGAGCAGCGTTAAAAATTAGCATAGACACACAACCGACGTACCGCTGCCTGTAATGCGGTCAAACTAAGAGTTGAATACTCACACGAGTCATTCAACATAGAAATGTTCACACTCTGAGATAAATTACATCCACACAGCATGTAAGTTACATCAGTAAAAACAGAACAGTACCTGCGTACCTTCCTCTaaaagggtgtgcacacttgtgcaacattatatcagttgtttatttttcattcttttctcGAAAATGTTTCTCTTTTCGTCAGACGAGTTGTAAAGCTTATACATAAGTCATGTAAATAAATGTACTGTCATTGTGGCGTGTTGCCCCTCACCATACATGCAAGCAATTTTGATATTCAAAAAAATCTACTTTTGGAAAACAACATTCAGAGTGATCTCGGTCTTTTCTTGTAACATCGAGTCGgtggacacacacactgcagatgCATCATCGGATGACTAATATCTCTATTCCCGTTAAATGGCTCTCCTCTACATCATCTTATTGTACTCCGAGGCACGACTCATCTGCAACGCTCGAGTCCCCCACCCCTGCACCAGTTCTTCTCTGAGGCGTGCCCAGGCCTCCTCGTGTACATTAAATAAAGCATCACTTTAATCCGATCTAGCCCTGAAATTCTATCTTGCCACCTCTTAACAATTGTTTCGTTTGATTGTACGCTGTTGGGAAAATTGATACACAATATATATGTCATTAATATTTCTATACAGTGCAGTGCAGTCACGCCAGGCTATATGTGAGGTAATGTTCCTGTTTACTTGAATGGAGAATAACATTTACAATAACATATTTGCATTGCATGTATTATTGAGTGTTCGATAATGGGATTTATGGGACCTAGCCAAAACAGCAGAATATCGGATGCATATTACTCATgagtaataataaatacaaaatgcaatgtCACAAATTTGCATCTGAATAATCGGtctatgatttatttattattatttatttttgaagctATTGGAGGAAATGAATCTGTGAGGCAGATGCAGTGACAGCAtcgttccattttatttatctcTTTTTGCCCAGCAGGGGAGGTTATATATGGCAGCCGAAGGAGGAAATTTATGATTTATGACACTCTTGCTACACTCAAGAGAAGGTCTTTAGCAACAGATGTGAATAGATGTACTGTTTGAATGAATGGAAACAGGAGATACATGAAAAGGCAGTGTTGTGAGGCATTGTTGCTTAAtatgattaattattattaggAAAGTGCAAATTATCCCAAATGAGCATAACCAGGGTTTATTGAGTAGCCATAATAATTAATAAGTACTTCTAATGATTTGTATAATGATCTTTAGTAATCATGGGAATCATTAGTACTTTTAAAAGCAGTACAGTAATAGGATACTATTATAACTTATCTTCAAGAATTATAACTTGCTATTTTGTTAATGGTGTAGTTAGCAGTCTCAAGGTCAATAATTAGAATAGTCGACGTCATTACGAAATCTTATTTAGAAATGTTTATGTATCAATGATTATGCGTAGTAATTGTTAGTGGGCAAAGGATCTTAGAAGATTTTTCTTCTGCCGTCATTAAAATCAGCATTGTTTCCTTTCTATGTCGATAATCAGCTGAATCCATTCCTAatatcatcatcgtcgtcgtcgtcgtcattatAAACATCGTCATATATTTGCAATGGCTCTCGGTGACGTCACCACCGTTCGTCATCATCTTTCTGGTAAAAGcacagcccccctcccccccggccCAGGTGCTGtcagagtttcttttttttttaatacccctGTTCGCGAGAAGCCATCACGTGGGAGGTCCCTTTAAGTTGCCATTGACGGAGGCCCGAGCGTGTCACATGGACATGATATCATGACCGGGCAGGAACACAAGCGAGCGAGGGAGCGAAgccacttcttcttcttgggctCCGaagaggaatttaaaaaaaaaaaagaataacgcGCAGTCATTTCACGACAGAGGGGATCGAGGATCCGGAACGCCGGACTCAGGACTTGTCGGTTACACAATCCACCTGCCAGCAGCTGTGACGCGCCGTAAAAACAAATTGACGGAGGGAACATCGCGGTCCCGGAGCAGCAAGCGCCTTTTTGGAGTGTGAGTGAAGTTATTTCTCTTCGCTGATGTGCGCCAGGCGGCTGCATGTGCGTTTCTGCCGCAGGTGCGTTCGAGGCAtacgttttttttcaatttacttTGGCTTTGGTTGTGCGTAAAACGCGTTCGGAAGTCGTTCTCCCACGCGGGgggcggggtggtggtgggagggggggggtattaCGTGTTCGTTCTCTCCTTCGCCACCAGTGTCCGCATTCCAGGTGCTGTTGCGCACATCGAAATGGGAGTAAACAAGTGGGAATAAGGGGGTGGGTGGGagatcgggggtgggggtggggggggggcgtgttgtGATCATCAAGCGCGACGGCCGCGGGCACGACTGGGAATATTCGGAAAACATCCGCGAAAACGGACTACCAGGAACAACTTATCGGGGGTGGTGgggtgtgcctgtgtgtgtgcgtagggTGCagttaacacacacaaaaaaaaaataacaagcgaAAATTAACTTCACGTGACCTGtgggaataaaacaaaaatacactcgTCACATGgtacaaaagggggggggctttctAACGGAAAGAGAAGTTGTTCCattaggtaggtaggtagataGATCGATAAATCATCAATCCAAAGACCAAAGTATGGATGGGTGAACATATATTGATTGAGTTAATTTGAACTTTTGAATTatgagtatccatccatccaccgccctacctacctacctatagGACTAGAAGGCAAAATAATTCCAGGAAAAGccgactagaacatctgaaTATTATTTTGCATTAATCATCGGTGGCAGGAGTGCTGACTTCCATTCTACACGAGGTCAAATGTCACGTGAAATTGCAATCACAAGCGTCGTAGCCAGTTAAAGAAGGGTGtgtacacttgtgcaaccacagaAACTGtggtttattttgacttcaactcTCAAAACACTTTTCCTTTGTTTCGCGTTAATTGGAGAGGTGAGAAGTCACATTAAAGGCGgggaaagttttgaaatgattgacaTTGGCCGATctgaagtgttttatttttgatcGTGGACGTCATGGTGTCCCTCAGAGGGCGAAACGGTATAAAAGGGCAGGATAATGACCTCAGCAATattattacatacagtatacacaactgtccctcaaagggttaaaataaaaacaaaacaatacaaacaaacaaaaataaaatacttgctGCCTCTCAATGCAAATAAAA contains:
- the mkln1 gene encoding muskelin isoform X1 — encoded protein: MAVVPESGVLTFSVFKWSSYSSAYLPENILVDKPNDQSSRWSSESNYPPQFLILKLERPAIVQSITFGKYEKTHVCNLKKFKVFGGMSEENMTELLSSGLKNDYNKETFTLKHKIDEQMFPCRFVKIVPLMSWGPSFNFSIWYIELHGIEDPDVVQPCLNWYSKYREQEAIRLCLKHFRQHNYTEAFESLQKKTRIALEHPMLTHLHDRLVLQGDFDACEDLIDKAVRDGLFNQYISQQEYKPRWSQIIPKCNKGTSAQEINRDDMNTDADDNRPGMRGGHQMVIDVQTETVYLFGGWDGTQDLADFWAYSVQENQWVCISRDTEKENGPSARSCHKMCIDSQRRQIYTLGRYLDSSVRNSKSLKSDFYRYDIDVNTWALLSEDTAADGGPKLVFDHQMCMDSEKHMIYTFGGRILTCNGSVEDSRTSEPQFSGLYAYHCQAATWSLLREDSCNAGPEDIQSRIGHCMLFHTRNRCLYVFGGQRSKTYLNDFFSYDVDGDHVEIISDGTKKDSGMVPMTGFTQRATIDPELNEIHVLSGLSKDKDKREENVRNSFWIYDIARNNWSCVYKNDQAVKENPGKVPQEEEPCPRFAHQLVYDEMHKVHYLFGGNPGKSCSPKMRLDDFWSLKLCRPSKEYLLRHCRYLIRKYRFEEKAQSEPLSALKYLQDDLSLTVDHTDPEETKEFQLLPSALFKSSNDFIPLGFSDVDQTYAQRTQLFDTLVNFFPDSMTPPKGNLVDLITL
- the mkln1 gene encoding muskelin isoform X2, with the translated sequence MAVVPESGVLTFSVFKWSSYSSAYLPENILVDKPNDQSSRWSSESNYPPQFLILKLERPAIVQSITFGKYEKTHVCNLKKFKVFGGMSEENMTELLSSGLKNDYNKETFTLKHKIDEQMFPCRFVKIVPLMSWGPSFNFSIWYIELHGIEDPDVVQPCLNWYSKYREQEAIRLCLKHFRQHNYTEAFESLQKKTRIALEHPMLTHLHDRLVLQGDFDACEDLIDKAVRDGLFNQYISQQEYKPRWSQIIPKCNKADADDNRPGMRGGHQMVIDVQTETVYLFGGWDGTQDLADFWAYSVQENQWVCISRDTEKENGPSARSCHKMCIDSQRRQIYTLGRYLDSSVRNSKSLKSDFYRYDIDVNTWALLSEDTAADGGPKLVFDHQMCMDSEKHMIYTFGGRILTCNGSVEDSRTSEPQFSGLYAYHCQAATWSLLREDSCNAGPEDIQSRIGHCMLFHTRNRCLYVFGGQRSKTYLNDFFSYDVDGDHVEIISDGTKKDSGMVPMTGFTQRATIDPELNEIHVLSGLSKDKDKREENVRNSFWIYDIARNNWSCVYKNDQAVKENPGKVPQEEEPCPRFAHQLVYDEMHKVHYLFGGNPGKSCSPKMRLDDFWSLKLCRPSKEYLLRHCRYLIRKYRFEEKAQSEPLSALKYLQDDLSLTVDHTDPEETKEFQLLPSALFKSSNDFIPLGFSDVDQTYAQRTQLFDTLVNFFPDSMTPPKGNLVDLITL